From Vibrio maritimus, one genomic window encodes:
- a CDS encoding replication endonuclease — MRKFKRLRKRYIEHAQVALGNVGKQSGQSHYVSRLTFSNFKQQQREAEVYMESMTVISHETTQEFNLAEVNSRSTANLENRRIELVIRCRGDKERDRSRAARSSYRNQQRAVFTYS; from the coding sequence ATGCGTAAGTTCAAACGTCTACGTAAGCGATATATTGAGCACGCCCAAGTCGCTCTTGGTAACGTGGGTAAGCAGTCAGGGCAAAGTCATTATGTATCACGCCTCACTTTCTCCAATTTCAAACAGCAACAACGCGAAGCCGAAGTATATATGGAAAGCATGACGGTGATTAGTCACGAGACCACGCAAGAATTCAACTTAGCTGAAGTGAATTCACGCTCTACAGCAAACTTAGAAAACCGCCGCATTGAATTGGTGATACGTTGTCGTGGGGACAAAGAGCGTGATAGGTCTAGAGCGGCTAGATCAAGTTATCGAAACCAGCAGCGAGCGGTTTTCACTTATTCATAA
- a CDS encoding sigma factor: MMVRVASVLGDENTANADLHAKYINDVVAIEQLPPEQQYHFASLARHGDQAARNVMIESNLRLVVKLARGYIKRGLSHLSIGDLIEEGNIGLIKAVDKYDRRWAIVSLLTRHGG, translated from the coding sequence ATGATGGTTAGAGTTGCGAGTGTTTTAGGTGACGAAAATACTGCAAATGCAGATTTGCACGCTAAATACATCAACGACGTAGTCGCCATTGAGCAACTGCCTCCAGAGCAGCAATACCACTTTGCCTCATTGGCTCGTCACGGAGATCAAGCTGCCAGAAACGTTATGATTGAGTCAAACCTAAGGTTGGTTGTGAAATTGGCACGTGGTTATATCAAGAGAGGTTTAAGTCATCTCTCGATTGGTGACCTGATTGAAGAGGGCAATATCGGGCTGATAAAGGCAGTGGACAAGTATGATCGGAGATGGGCTATCGTTTCATTACTTACGCGACATGGTGGATAA
- a CDS encoding SDR family NAD(P)-dependent oxidoreductase, which yields MTEQKTLLLTGGSRGIGHATVKHFNAAGWRVITTSRQEWSSECPWSKGEENHIHLDLSNINAIYTVIEEIKEKVGNGKLHALVNNAGISPKTAEGSRIGVLDTDYETWLKVFNVNVFSTAILARGLFNELREAKGSIINVTSIAGSKVHPFAGVAYASSKAALTTLTRELAFEMGASGVRANCIAPGEIETSILSPGTEDIVSAQVPMNRLGKPEEVASLIYFLCNNGASYINGSEIHVNGGQHV from the coding sequence ATGACAGAACAGAAAACTTTGCTTCTTACTGGAGGTAGTCGCGGCATCGGTCACGCAACAGTTAAGCATTTCAATGCAGCAGGATGGAGAGTAATTACTACTTCGCGTCAAGAATGGAGCAGTGAGTGCCCTTGGTCAAAAGGAGAGGAAAATCACATTCATCTGGACTTATCAAATATTAATGCAATCTATACGGTCATTGAAGAAATCAAAGAAAAGGTTGGTAACGGTAAATTGCACGCATTAGTAAATAATGCGGGGATTTCACCTAAGACAGCTGAAGGGTCGCGAATAGGAGTCCTAGATACTGACTATGAAACCTGGTTAAAGGTTTTTAATGTGAATGTTTTCTCTACAGCTATCCTAGCGAGAGGTCTTTTCAATGAACTACGTGAAGCAAAAGGAAGCATAATTAATGTGACTTCTATTGCTGGTTCAAAAGTCCATCCTTTCGCTGGTGTTGCTTATGCATCTTCAAAAGCTGCACTGACTACCTTAACCAGAGAATTAGCATTTGAAATGGGAGCCTCAGGCGTTCGTGCTAACTGTATCGCTCCTGGGGAAATTGAAACATCAATTCTATCTCCTGGCACAGAAGATATAGTTTCTGCACAAGTACCTATGAACAGATTAGGTAAGCCAGAGGAAGTCGCCTCGTTGATTTATTTCTTATGCAATAATGGAGCTAGTTATATTAATGGATCTGAAATTCATGTAAACGGTGGTCAGCACGTTTAA
- a CDS encoding globin yields MNSNETFLNSYQRCRIGSEFINDFLDLFCDANPRFQERFQEVDKEKQARMIKASLILIQNASTTASIRNTIRNLAIKHKDMGLDISAKELDMWVDSLVAIVAIYDPLYEEVIELAWRDALALGVEIMKDKSVQ; encoded by the coding sequence ATGAATAGCAATGAAACCTTTCTTAACAGTTATCAAAGGTGTCGTATTGGTAGCGAGTTTATAAATGACTTTTTGGATTTATTTTGCGATGCTAACCCTCGCTTCCAAGAGCGTTTTCAAGAGGTTGATAAAGAAAAGCAAGCACGTATGATAAAAGCCTCTCTGATTTTGATACAGAACGCCTCCACAACGGCGTCAATACGCAACACGATCAGGAATTTGGCTATAAAGCACAAAGATATGGGGTTGGATATTTCTGCAAAGGAGCTTGATATGTGGGTCGATAGCCTTGTAGCAATTGTCGCGATATACGACCCATTATATGAGGAAGTTATTGAGTTAGCATGGCGTGATGCGCTTGCGTTAGGTGTTGAAATTATGAAGGACAAAAGTGTCCAATAG
- a CDS encoding sigma factor-like helix-turn-helix DNA-binding protein, whose product MNTERTVRLPVHIIKEVRELYREMNQMLSSVHHFPSVSEIAEQVNGEVGHAGELIKMSGDIEPRVTVDCSFAPPHLDAIPSGDNEQPSHSYQNQRLQVHIEALISHLPDKYRDIMIHRYGLYDREVLSLREIGTMKRLSMERIRQLQNEAIGTLQQKLNYMGWTERY is encoded by the coding sequence ATGAATACGGAACGTACGGTTCGATTGCCTGTTCATATTATAAAAGAGGTGCGTGAACTATATCGTGAGATGAATCAAATGCTCTCTTCAGTCCACCATTTCCCTTCAGTTAGCGAGATTGCCGAACAAGTTAATGGAGAGGTGGGGCACGCAGGCGAGCTCATCAAGATGAGTGGTGATATTGAACCTAGGGTCACGGTTGATTGCAGCTTCGCTCCCCCTCACCTTGATGCGATACCGTCGGGGGATAATGAGCAGCCATCACACTCTTATCAAAATCAACGCTTGCAAGTACATATTGAAGCGCTCATTAGCCACCTTCCTGATAAATACCGCGACATCATGATTCATCGCTATGGATTATACGACAGAGAGGTGCTTTCACTGCGGGAGATTGGAACGATGAAACGCTTATCTATGGAGCGCATCAGACAGTTGCAAAATGAGGCTATAGGGACACTTCAACAAAAATTAAATTATATGGGGTGGACTGAACGTTACTAA
- a CDS encoding short-chain fatty acid transporter — protein MTTGALSHLKPTLVQRLSTICTVLVQRYLPDPFLFAALLTFVVFLIAMPVTQQNPLQMVNAFSGGFWSLLTFAMQMALVVVTGHAMASTPVFRRGLLYLAMRAKTPEHAILIVTFVSSIACWINWGFGLVIGAIFARELASKVKGVDYRLLIASAYTGFLFWHAGLSGSVPLALASGSNLGSVTAGVVLSPVSTGDTLFSSMNIVILLAMLITMPLLNRSMHPPVDQVVTISPELLSSTDTQEREEEKELSPAEKLEQSPWVNRLLALLGFTYIVMYFSENGFALNLNIVNFIFLFTAILLHGTPKRLLKAVAEGTKNTTGILLQFPFYAGIMGMMVAKGPNGVSLAGAMSDMFVSISNEYTFPLFTFISAGIVNVFVPSGGGQWAVQAPIMMPAGAELGVPATKTAMAIAWGDAWTNMIQPFWALPALSIAGLNAKDIMGFCIISLFASGAIIGLSLLVF, from the coding sequence ATGACTACTGGAGCTCTATCCCATCTAAAACCAACTTTAGTCCAGCGTTTATCAACGATATGTACCGTATTAGTACAACGCTATTTACCTGACCCATTCTTATTCGCCGCATTACTCACTTTTGTTGTATTCCTTATTGCAATGCCGGTAACTCAACAAAATCCATTACAAATGGTCAATGCTTTTTCTGGTGGTTTTTGGTCACTGTTAACTTTTGCTATGCAGATGGCTTTAGTCGTTGTAACTGGACATGCAATGGCATCAACTCCTGTTTTTCGGCGTGGTTTATTGTATCTTGCTATGAGAGCTAAAACACCAGAGCATGCTATTTTGATCGTCACTTTTGTTTCATCGATTGCATGTTGGATTAACTGGGGTTTTGGCTTGGTAATTGGTGCTATCTTCGCGCGTGAACTTGCCTCCAAAGTGAAAGGGGTTGATTATCGATTACTAATCGCGTCTGCATATACTGGATTCTTATTCTGGCATGCCGGTCTTTCCGGCTCTGTTCCGTTGGCCCTAGCTTCGGGGAGCAATTTGGGATCTGTAACGGCTGGTGTAGTGTTGTCACCTGTTTCAACGGGCGATACGCTGTTCTCAAGCATGAATATTGTTATTTTGTTAGCGATGCTGATTACAATGCCATTATTGAATCGCTCTATGCACCCACCTGTTGATCAAGTTGTAACAATATCTCCAGAGCTATTGTCATCAACTGACACTCAAGAGAGAGAGGAAGAAAAAGAGTTATCCCCCGCCGAAAAATTGGAGCAGTCCCCTTGGGTAAACCGCTTATTGGCATTATTAGGTTTTACTTATATTGTGATGTATTTTAGTGAGAATGGTTTTGCTCTTAACCTCAATATTGTTAACTTCATTTTCCTGTTTACTGCAATCCTGTTGCACGGGACACCAAAACGATTATTAAAAGCTGTTGCTGAGGGGACGAAAAATACAACAGGTATTTTGCTTCAGTTCCCATTTTATGCGGGGATCATGGGTATGATGGTTGCTAAAGGGCCTAACGGGGTGTCATTAGCTGGAGCAATGTCTGATATGTTTGTTAGTATTTCAAATGAATATACCTTTCCGCTTTTTACCTTCATCAGTGCTGGTATTGTTAATGTCTTTGTTCCTTCAGGAGGTGGGCAATGGGCTGTGCAAGCTCCAATAATGATGCCTGCTGGTGCAGAGCTGGGTGTTCCTGCTACTAAAACTGCAATGGCCATTGCTTGGGGAGATGCATGGACGAATATGATCCAACCGTTTTGGGCATTACCCGCTTTGAGTATTGCTGGTTTGAATGCTAAGGATATCATGGGCTTTTGTATCATTTCCTTGTTTGCATCTGGGGCGATCATTGGGCTGTCGCTGTTAGTGTTTTAA